One region of Clostridiaceae bacterium genomic DNA includes:
- the amaP gene encoding alkaline shock response membrane anchor protein AmaP, with translation MNIFYRILLTIYTICIAAISVFIMVIVFNPSMINSMANSFMNVLHSNGAAILIFIAALLLFAMSTSFLFSGLRKNKDRNAVSKYTNIGEIKISLNTIENIVLNTTKKLTGIKEAKVTVHKKDEYVSILNRIIVMPEVNIPSLSAEIQARVKKSVEESSGVEVGEVKVIVDSVFSGSPHKARVE, from the coding sequence ATGAATATATTCTACAGAATTTTGCTCACCATATACACAATTTGTATTGCAGCCATCTCTGTTTTTATTATGGTAATAGTATTTAATCCTTCGATGATAAATAGTATGGCAAATTCTTTTATGAATGTATTACATAGTAATGGGGCTGCCATATTAATTTTTATTGCTGCTTTGCTTTTGTTTGCAATGAGCACAAGTTTTCTGTTCTCCGGCTTGAGAAAAAATAAGGATAGAAATGCAGTTAGTAAGTATACTAATATTGGAGAAATTAAGATATCACTGAATACAATAGAGAATATTGTATTAAATACCACAAAAAAGTTAACCGGAATAAAGGAGGCTAAAGTAACTGTCCATAAAAAGGATGAATACGTGTCTATATTAAACAGAATCATTGTTATGCCTGAAGTAAATATTCCAAGCCTCTCCGCAGAAATACAGGCAAGAGTAAAAAAATCTGTGGAAGAAAGCTCCGGTGTTGAAGTCGGGGAAGTTAAAGTTATTGTTGATAGCGTGTTTTCCGGTTCTCCACACAAGGCAAGAGTTGAATAA
- a CDS encoding exodeoxyribonuclease VII large subunit, which yields MNYVLTVTEVNKYIKEILSSDIILSNLWVKGEISNYKYHYSGHMYFTLKDENSLIKCVMFRFNASRMNFKLENGMKVVIRGYISVFERDGQYQLYAEEIQPEGLGGLYLAYEQLKKKLEKEGLFDQSRKKKLPFLPQSIGIITSPTGSVIRDIIHVISRRFNNVHLKIIPVQVQGEPAAGQIANAIKRFNELGCVEVIILARGGGSLEELWAFNEEIVAKSIYESSIPIISAVGHETDYTISDFVADVRAPTPSAAAEIVVPEKYVLKEKLASMNSRMRRALSRNISSGRLNYEKLRERIFRQPYNRVYQEKMNLDALSRYIYKWTLAVKDKSKYQLSILVGKLNSLSPLNVLSRGYAILQSQEDGKLIKSVLDVKQSDRLVVSISDGKIDCEVKGTQKEVFE from the coding sequence GTGAATTATGTTCTGACAGTTACAGAAGTTAATAAATACATAAAAGAGATTTTATCAAGTGATATTATACTTTCTAATCTTTGGGTTAAGGGAGAAATATCTAATTACAAATATCATTACTCCGGTCATATGTATTTTACTCTCAAAGACGAGAACAGCCTTATTAAATGTGTGATGTTTAGATTTAATGCTTCAAGAATGAATTTTAAACTTGAAAATGGCATGAAAGTAGTAATAAGAGGCTATATTTCTGTTTTTGAGAGAGACGGGCAATATCAGCTTTATGCTGAGGAGATCCAGCCTGAAGGGCTAGGAGGACTTTATTTAGCTTATGAACAATTGAAAAAGAAGCTGGAAAAAGAAGGCCTGTTTGACCAAAGCAGGAAGAAAAAATTGCCTTTTCTGCCTCAGTCAATAGGTATAATTACTTCTCCCACAGGTTCGGTCATAAGAGATATTATCCATGTAATAAGCAGAAGATTTAATAATGTACATTTAAAAATAATACCTGTCCAGGTTCAGGGTGAACCAGCTGCCGGACAAATAGCCAATGCTATAAAAAGATTTAATGAACTAGGTTGTGTTGAAGTAATAATATTGGCCAGGGGAGGAGGTTCTCTTGAAGAACTTTGGGCATTTAATGAGGAGATTGTGGCAAAAAGTATATATGAATCTTCGATTCCAATAATATCAGCAGTGGGGCATGAAACAGATTATACCATATCAGATTTTGTAGCAGATGTCCGGGCTCCCACTCCTTCTGCTGCCGCAGAAATAGTAGTTCCTGAAAAATATGTTCTTAAAGAAAAGCTTGCGAGTATGAATTCAAGGATGAGAAGAGCCTTATCCAGGAATATATCCTCAGGCAGGCTAAACTATGAGAAACTCAGGGAAAGAATATTCAGACAGCCTTACAACAGAGTATATCAGGAAAAAATGAATTTAGACGCTCTTTCAAGATATATATATAAATGGACTTTGGCTGTTAAAGATAAATCTAAGTATCAGTTGTCAATACTTGTTGGGAAATTAAATTCTTTAAGCCCCCTCAATGTCTTATCCAGGGGATATGCTATTTTACAATCCCAAGAAGATGGCAAACTTATTAAATCTGTCTTGGATGTCAAACAAAGTGACAGGCTGGTGGTAAGTATTAGTGACGGCAAGATAGATTGTGAAGTTAAAGGCACACAGAAGGAGGTTTTTGAATAA
- a CDS encoding DUF2273 domain-containing protein: protein MNFDKLIEIYNSRKGGINGALIGFLLAVGILVIGFIRMIFIAICVTAGYYIGNKLSQDKDYIRNVLDRILPPGMYR, encoded by the coding sequence GTGAATTTTGATAAACTTATAGAGATATATAATTCCCGAAAAGGGGGTATAAATGGAGCTCTGATAGGTTTTCTTTTAGCTGTGGGCATACTTGTTATCGGCTTTATCAGAATGATATTTATTGCGATTTGTGTAACTGCGGGTTACTATATCGGTAATAAATTAAGTCAGGATAAAGATTATATCAGAAATGTTTTGGACAGAATTTTGCCACCGGGCATGTACAGGTAA
- a CDS encoding TlyA family RNA methyltransferase, whose amino-acid sequence MSKERLDVLLVKKGFFNSREKARSSIMAGVVYVNNVKADKPGMKYNDTDDIVIKENINPFVSRGGLKLQKALSYFGINLEGKIALDIGASTGGFTDCMLKNGAAKVYAIDVGYGQLAWELRNDDRVVCMERTNIRYVKPEDIGEAASFASIDVSFISLKKVLPVVSKLLSEDGEIICLVKPQFEAGREKVGKHGVVKDKETHVQVLKEILLFSRSTGFGVKGLTYSPIRGPEGNIEFLLYLTKNNIYTEDHELDMLIKAVVEESHNLSE is encoded by the coding sequence TTGTCAAAAGAAAGGCTTGATGTACTTCTAGTAAAAAAAGGTTTTTTTAATAGCCGTGAAAAAGCCAGAAGTTCAATTATGGCGGGAGTAGTTTATGTTAATAATGTAAAAGCAGATAAGCCTGGTATGAAATATAATGATACTGATGATATTGTTATAAAAGAAAATATTAATCCTTTCGTAAGCAGGGGCGGCCTAAAACTTCAAAAAGCATTATCATATTTCGGTATAAACCTCGAAGGTAAAATAGCTTTGGATATTGGTGCTTCTACAGGAGGCTTTACAGATTGCATGCTGAAAAACGGCGCGGCAAAAGTTTATGCAATAGATGTAGGATACGGACAGTTAGCCTGGGAGTTAAGAAATGATGATAGAGTAGTATGTATGGAGAGAACCAATATAAGATATGTTAAACCGGAAGATATTGGAGAAGCTGCTTCTTTTGCGTCAATCGATGTATCTTTTATTTCTCTGAAAAAAGTACTTCCTGTTGTAAGTAAACTTCTATCAGAGGATGGGGAAATCATATGCTTGGTTAAGCCTCAATTTGAAGCAGGCAGGGAAAAGGTCGGAAAGCATGGTGTGGTAAAAGATAAAGAAACCCATGTACAAGTGCTGAAAGAGATTCTGTTGTTTTCTCGAAGCACAGGATTTGGGGTAAAAGGACTTACATATTCACCAATAAGAGGTCCAGAGGGAAATATTGAATTTTTATTATATCTAACGAAAAATAATATTTATACAGAAGACCATGAACTTGACATGCTAATAAAAGCTGTTGTAGAGGAATCACATAATTTATCTGAATAA
- a CDS encoding NAD(+)/NADH kinase, giving the protein MKTISIIVNIDRDTDLRHTKTLIDCVQKRGGKVKICNDISVILGRTNLGCDYQEIFDDTDAIICLGGDGTFLKAARTANKNEIPVLGINLGNLGFLTEVDKKKIDEAVECLFSGQYSIEKRMMLEAAIIRDGKIIGRDIALNDIVISKGALSRIIHIKTYINDSFVDIFPGDGLIVSSPTGSTAYSLSAGGPIVEPDLNVIIVTPICPHILYSRSFITDGDRTVKAIVDEKYKYSAMVTADGQEGHEIKGGDVIEVKKSQHHVNLIRMNPKNFFSILRKKIYYRGEDLRKNEV; this is encoded by the coding sequence ATGAAAACTATAAGTATTATAGTAAATATCGATAGAGATACAGATTTAAGGCATACCAAGACCTTGATAGATTGTGTGCAAAAAAGAGGCGGAAAAGTTAAAATCTGTAATGATATATCGGTAATACTGGGTAGAACTAATTTAGGATGTGACTATCAAGAAATTTTTGATGATACTGATGCAATAATATGCCTTGGAGGAGATGGTACATTTTTAAAAGCCGCAAGGACGGCAAATAAGAATGAGATTCCTGTTCTGGGAATTAATTTGGGGAATTTAGGCTTTCTCACCGAGGTTGATAAGAAAAAAATAGATGAGGCAGTTGAGTGCCTTTTTTCCGGACAATACTCCATAGAGAAGAGGATGATGCTTGAAGCTGCTATTATCAGAGACGGGAAAATAATAGGACGAGATATTGCACTAAATGACATTGTTATTTCAAAAGGTGCGCTATCAAGAATAATTCATATAAAAACATATATTAATGATTCATTTGTTGACATTTTTCCTGGAGACGGGCTAATAGTTTCAAGTCCCACAGGCTCTACTGCCTACTCCCTTTCGGCGGGAGGCCCGATTGTAGAGCCAGACTTAAATGTAATTATCGTTACACCTATTTGCCCGCACATACTTTACAGCAGATCATTTATTACTGATGGAGACAGAACCGTCAAAGCTATTGTTGATGAGAAGTACAAGTATAGCGCCATGGTTACTGCTGATGGACAGGAAGGTCATGAGATAAAGGGAGGAGATGTGATAGAGGTGAAAAAATCCCAACATCATGTCAACCTCATAAGGATGAATCCAAAAAATTTCTTCAGTATACTTCGTAAGAAAATATATTACCGAGGAGAGGATTTAAGGAAAAATGAAGTATAG
- the xseB gene encoding exodeoxyribonuclease VII small subunit, which translates to MGNKKKKSFEEAMAELEEIVEKLEKGELTLDESLEYFKKGVELSKYCNNRLEEVERQITLLIEGENGELVEKNYLEETNEF; encoded by the coding sequence ATGGGAAACAAGAAAAAAAAGAGCTTTGAGGAAGCCATGGCCGAGTTGGAGGAAATAGTTGAAAAACTCGAAAAAGGAGAACTTACTCTTGATGAGTCCCTCGAATATTTCAAAAAGGGTGTAGAACTTTCAAAATACTGCAATAACCGGCTTGAAGAGGTAGAAAGGCAAATTACCTTGCTAATAGAGGGAGAAAATGGTGAGCTGGTAGAGAAGAACTATTTGGAGGAAACTAATGAATTTTGA
- the recN gene encoding DNA repair protein RecN, whose amino-acid sequence MLQLLEIHNIALIDKVKIEFGEGLNVLTGETGAGKSIIIDSINAVLGERVSKDLIKTDKDKAMVEAVFNVPKQRIEDIFINFGIPTEEDGTIIISREFTLTGRNICRVNGILVTVSTLKEIGSRLIDMHGQHDNQSLLRTESHIDLLDLFGGARIGDLKSKYLELLEKYKEIKNSLKALTGEEGERERKIDLLKFQIDEIAKANLIPGEEEKLNKHRILLSNSEKILNALNSSYELLYSGEDNKVPASETIGQAISELKSISRFDSGYQDIADRLENISYLLYDLIDEIRKERDNIEYDPSLLEEIEQRLDTIYKLKRKYGRTVEEILQFYNKAKEELEKLSSSQETIAYLHDKLKETGNQLYKIASDLNSERLKAALLLESKICSELEDLEMKSTRFKTSIKFEDSLGEDGHWNFTQKGMDRVEFLISTNPGEPLKPLSKIASGGEMSRIMLAIKTILADVDQIPTLIFDEIDIGISGIASQKVGEKLSLISQNHQVICVTHLPQIASMADCHFLIEKISENEKTLTKVKKLEGKEIVEELSRIMSGTHISEITRKHAEELLFLAKNKKR is encoded by the coding sequence ATGCTCCAGCTATTAGAAATACATAATATTGCTTTAATTGACAAGGTCAAAATTGAGTTTGGAGAAGGTCTTAATGTTTTGACAGGAGAAACTGGCGCCGGAAAATCAATTATAATTGACTCTATAAACGCTGTACTTGGTGAAAGAGTTTCCAAGGATCTAATAAAGACAGATAAAGATAAAGCCATGGTAGAGGCTGTTTTTAATGTGCCAAAGCAAAGGATTGAAGACATATTCATTAACTTCGGGATTCCTACTGAAGAAGACGGGACAATAATAATTTCAAGAGAATTTACTTTGACAGGCCGTAATATATGCAGGGTGAACGGTATTCTTGTGACAGTGTCCACCTTAAAAGAGATCGGTTCAAGACTGATCGACATGCATGGACAGCATGATAACCAATCGCTTCTAAGAACTGAAAGTCATATTGATTTGCTGGATTTATTCGGCGGAGCGCGCATTGGAGATTTAAAGAGCAAGTATTTAGAACTTTTAGAAAAGTATAAAGAGATTAAAAACTCCTTAAAAGCTTTAACAGGTGAAGAAGGCGAACGAGAAAGAAAAATAGATCTTCTAAAATTCCAGATTGATGAAATAGCAAAGGCTAATCTGATTCCAGGAGAAGAGGAAAAACTAAATAAACATAGAATATTGCTTTCAAATTCAGAGAAAATTTTAAACGCTTTAAATTCATCCTATGAATTACTTTATTCAGGAGAAGACAATAAAGTACCTGCTTCTGAAACAATTGGACAGGCTATATCCGAGCTTAAGTCAATCAGCCGTTTTGACAGCGGTTATCAGGATATTGCAGACAGGTTGGAAAATATTTCGTATCTTTTGTACGACTTAATAGATGAAATCAGAAAAGAAAGGGATAATATTGAATATGATCCGTCATTGCTGGAGGAAATTGAGCAGAGACTGGATACGATATATAAGTTGAAAAGAAAGTATGGAAGGACTGTTGAGGAAATTCTTCAGTTCTATAATAAAGCAAAAGAAGAGCTGGAAAAGTTAAGCAGTAGCCAGGAAACAATAGCTTACTTGCATGACAAATTAAAGGAAACAGGAAATCAGCTATATAAGATTGCTTCGGATTTAAACTCAGAAAGGTTAAAGGCTGCTTTGCTGTTGGAAAGTAAAATATGCAGTGAGCTGGAAGATCTGGAAATGAAAAGCACCAGATTTAAGACTTCTATCAAGTTTGAAGATTCTTTAGGTGAAGATGGCCATTGGAACTTTACTCAAAAAGGCATGGATCGGGTTGAATTTTTGATTTCCACAAATCCCGGGGAACCATTAAAGCCTCTTTCTAAAATTGCTTCCGGGGGAGAAATGTCAAGGATAATGTTAGCAATAAAAACCATACTTGCTGATGTTGACCAGATTCCTACTCTGATTTTTGATGAAATAGATATAGGGATAAGTGGGATTGCTTCTCAAAAAGTAGGAGAAAAATTATCCCTTATTTCCCAAAATCATCAGGTAATATGTGTTACCCATCTTCCTCAAATTGCTTCTATGGCAGATTGCCATTTTTTAATAGAAAAAATAAGTGAAAATGAAAAAACATTAACCAAAGTAAAGAAACTTGAAGGGAAGGAAATAGTAGAGGAATTATCAAGAATTATGAGTGGAACACATATTTCCGAGATAACTAGAAAACATGCAGAAGAATTGCTTTTCCTGGCAAAAAACAAGAAAAGATAA
- a CDS encoding Mg2+ and Co2+ transporter CorB, with translation MDDGFKYPSDEKKAKFRINFSDGTKENSRWIINVSIVSFLLSATLLILSNKILEDKSIITGISVLIFIIFIGVLFDIIGISVTAAEETPFHAMASRKYYGAKKAIKLIRNANKVSSICNDIVGDICGILSGAASALVVMRISEGMNALQSAIVGFLISGMVAASTIGGKALGKTFAINNSNYIVYKVSVLLQFVNSRFSLGNNKKKRKNKCI, from the coding sequence GTGGATGATGGCTTTAAATATCCATCAGACGAAAAAAAAGCAAAGTTCAGGATTAATTTTTCAGATGGCACAAAAGAAAATTCAAGATGGATAATAAATGTTTCAATAGTGTCTTTTTTATTGTCAGCAACTTTATTAATTTTATCGAATAAGATTCTTGAAGACAAAAGTATAATCACAGGTATATCAGTACTTATTTTTATAATTTTTATCGGAGTTTTGTTTGATATTATTGGCATTTCAGTGACGGCAGCCGAAGAGACTCCTTTTCATGCAATGGCTTCCAGAAAATATTATGGAGCCAAAAAGGCAATAAAATTAATTAGAAATGCAAATAAAGTATCGAGTATATGTAATGATATTGTCGGTGATATATGCGGCATATTAAGTGGCGCTGCCAGTGCACTGGTAGTGATGAGGATTTCAGAAGGAATGAATGCACTGCAGTCTGCCATTGTGGGATTTCTGATAAGCGGGATGGTTGCCGCTTCCACCATAGGAGGAAAAGCTTTAGGGAAGACATTTGCCATAAATAATAGCAATTATATTGTATATAAAGTCAGTGTACTTCTTCAGTTTGTAAACAGCAGATTTAGTCTGGGAAATAATAAAAAGAAAAGGAAAAATAAATGCATCTAG
- a CDS encoding Asp23/Gls24 family envelope stress response protein, with the protein MEENVNGVTNELGVIKVTDEVVAIIAGIAASEVPGVACMSGGFAEGIAEAFGRKTMSKGVKVEVGEKEAAIDLYVIIEYGARIPEVAWNIQEKVKEAVETMTGLSVVEVNIHIQGIEFEKNIKHVQSSE; encoded by the coding sequence TTGGAAGAGAATGTTAATGGCGTAACTAATGAACTGGGCGTTATTAAAGTAACAGATGAAGTGGTTGCAATAATTGCTGGTATTGCGGCTTCAGAGGTTCCTGGAGTTGCTTGTATGAGCGGGGGATTTGCTGAAGGAATTGCAGAAGCTTTTGGAAGAAAGACTATGTCAAAAGGAGTTAAAGTGGAAGTTGGAGAGAAAGAAGCTGCAATTGACCTCTATGTAATAATCGAATATGGAGCGAGAATACCGGAGGTAGCCTGGAATATTCAGGAAAAAGTAAAAGAAGCTGTTGAAACCATGACAGGGCTGTCTGTTGTAGAAGTGAATATTCATATTCAGGGTATTGAATTTGAAAAAAACATAAAGCATGTGCAATCTTCTGAATAA
- a CDS encoding polyprenyl synthetase family protein yields MNFDEKLSFYIEMVNNKLSSIMIEKEVQEKIIYKAMKYSVMAGGKRIRPVLALAVADVLDGHIDEVLPFACAIELIHTYSLIHDDLPSMDNDDLRRGLPTNHKVFGEAMAILAGDGLLNYAFEIMTEACLINSKVELINKVKAMEVIAKSSGVNGMIGGQVIDVQSEGNIISHDILERMYKMKTGALLKASVISAALLSNATSEELTSLETFSENLGLAFQIKDDILDVEGAAEVLGKNLGSDIANNKATYVTLYGVNRAKEMLEETTNKAIESLSRFGSKGAFLIDLANYLLKRDH; encoded by the coding sequence ATGAATTTTGATGAAAAATTATCTTTTTACATAGAAATGGTAAACAATAAACTATCTTCAATAATGATAGAGAAAGAAGTACAGGAAAAGATAATTTATAAAGCCATGAAATACAGTGTAATGGCTGGCGGCAAAAGGATAAGGCCGGTTTTAGCCCTTGCTGTGGCGGATGTTCTTGATGGCCATATTGACGAAGTCTTGCCTTTTGCCTGTGCAATTGAATTAATACATACATATTCATTAATACATGACGATTTACCTTCAATGGACAATGATGATCTAAGAAGAGGGTTACCGACAAATCATAAGGTTTTTGGAGAAGCTATGGCAATTCTGGCCGGAGATGGTTTACTAAACTATGCATTTGAGATAATGACAGAGGCTTGTCTTATTAACAGTAAAGTTGAATTAATAAATAAAGTAAAGGCTATGGAAGTTATTGCGAAATCTTCAGGAGTTAATGGGATGATAGGCGGACAGGTTATTGATGTCCAATCGGAAGGCAATATTATTTCCCATGATATATTAGAACGCATGTATAAAATGAAAACCGGAGCACTTTTAAAAGCTTCGGTGATTTCTGCAGCCCTTTTAAGCAATGCAACATCAGAAGAACTTACAAGTTTAGAAACTTTTTCTGAGAATCTGGGTTTAGCATTTCAAATAAAAGATGATATATTGGATGTAGAAGGGGCTGCAGAGGTACTCGGAAAGAATCTCGGAAGTGATATTGCGAACAATAAGGCAACCTATGTAACTCTCTATGGGGTGAACAGAGCAAAAGAAATGCTGGAAGAAACAACAAACAAAGCAATAGAATCCCTGAGCCGTTTTGGTTCAAAAGGTGCATTTTTGATTGATCTTGCCAATTATTTACTTAAAAGGGATCATTAA
- a CDS encoding 1-deoxy-D-xylulose-5-phosphate synthase: protein MYELLKEINSPEDIKRLSIDQLKQLSVEIREFLIEKVSVTGGHLASNLGVVELTLAIHKIFDSPRDKIIWDVGHQAYVHKIITGRKDKFDDLRQYNGISGFPKVKESIHDCFNTGHSSTSISAALGMARARDIKGEDYSVLAVIGDGAMTGGMSFEALNDAGRSTNNLIVILNDNEMSISKNVGGLSRHLSKIRTQPVYYKFREDFNEVLNKIPVLGKFAVKALERAKGTIKYLVTPGIIFEELGFKYLGPIDGHDISELTLVLSRAKAMKGPILIHVATQKGKGYSFAEENPHRFHGISPFEIETGEAKTEDKVTYSNVFGKKMINIAESDPEVVAITAAMPHGTGLYEFSKKFGNRFFDVGIAEQHAVALAAGFSSVGLKPVIAVYSSFLQRSYDQILHDVSLQNLHVVLAIDRAGIVGEDGETHQGLYDISYLSHIPNMTIMAPADYNEFEEMLDYAILKHKGPIAVRYPKGCGERKLFDKKAIIFGKGLKIRDGKDVTIISAGNMLKSSMEAAELLEQKGISTEVINARFLKPVDEELIIESALKTGYVVTVEDGTEKGGFGTTVLQMLNHNNIKVKMKIFGFPDMPIEQGKIPELMAKYKLDPISISERIIEWYRHHKDCSHNNKEA from the coding sequence ATGTATGAATTATTGAAAGAAATAAATAGTCCAGAGGATATTAAAAGACTTAGCATAGATCAATTAAAACAATTGTCCGTAGAAATCAGGGAGTTTTTAATAGAAAAAGTATCGGTAACAGGAGGGCATCTGGCCTCAAACCTTGGAGTTGTAGAGCTAACCCTTGCAATTCATAAAATATTTGACTCACCCAGGGATAAAATTATCTGGGATGTGGGCCATCAGGCATATGTACATAAAATTATTACAGGCAGAAAGGACAAATTTGATGATTTAAGACAATATAACGGAATATCCGGGTTTCCAAAAGTAAAAGAAAGCATACACGATTGTTTTAATACAGGACACAGCAGTACATCCATATCTGCAGCTTTAGGCATGGCCAGGGCAAGAGATATCAAAGGAGAAGACTATTCTGTACTGGCAGTAATTGGAGACGGAGCAATGACAGGAGGCATGTCCTTTGAAGCCCTTAATGACGCTGGAAGGTCAACGAATAATCTTATAGTTATTCTAAACGATAATGAAATGTCTATCAGTAAAAATGTTGGAGGACTATCCAGACATTTAAGCAAAATAAGGACCCAGCCGGTTTATTATAAATTCAGAGAAGATTTTAATGAGGTGCTTAATAAAATACCGGTTCTCGGCAAGTTTGCTGTTAAAGCTCTGGAAAGAGCAAAGGGCACAATAAAATATTTGGTTACACCCGGCATTATATTTGAAGAGTTGGGCTTTAAATATTTAGGTCCTATAGACGGGCACGACATATCGGAACTGACCCTGGTTTTATCCAGGGCAAAGGCCATGAAAGGACCCATTTTAATACATGTGGCTACTCAGAAAGGCAAAGGTTATAGCTTCGCAGAGGAGAACCCTCATAGATTTCATGGTATATCTCCTTTTGAAATTGAGACCGGTGAAGCAAAAACTGAAGATAAGGTTACATATTCAAATGTATTTGGCAAAAAAATGATAAATATTGCAGAATCAGATCCTGAGGTTGTGGCAATTACAGCCGCAATGCCCCATGGAACAGGATTATATGAATTTTCCAAGAAATTCGGAAACAGGTTTTTTGATGTGGGCATTGCCGAACAGCATGCTGTGGCGCTTGCAGCAGGCTTTTCATCAGTTGGGCTAAAGCCAGTGATTGCAGTTTATTCTTCTTTTCTTCAGAGATCTTATGACCAAATACTTCATGATGTTTCATTGCAAAACCTTCATGTGGTTTTGGCAATTGACAGGGCAGGGATTGTAGGAGAAGATGGAGAGACCCATCAAGGGCTCTATGATATTTCTTATCTCAGCCATATTCCAAATATGACAATTATGGCACCTGCTGACTATAATGAATTTGAAGAAATGCTGGATTATGCCATATTAAAACATAAAGGGCCAATAGCTGTCAGATATCCGAAAGGTTGCGGAGAAAGAAAGCTTTTTGACAAAAAAGCTATAATATTTGGGAAAGGACTAAAAATAAGAGATGGAAAAGATGTTACAATAATATCAGCCGGAAATATGCTTAAAAGTTCAATGGAGGCAGCTGAACTCCTTGAGCAGAAGGGGATATCTACTGAAGTTATAAATGCCAGGTTCCTGAAACCCGTTGATGAAGAACTAATTATAGAATCAGCATTGAAAACCGGGTATGTAGTTACTGTAGAAGATGGAACAGAAAAGGGAGGATTTGGGACAACTGTACTACAAATGCTGAATCACAATAATATTAAAGTTAAGATGAAGATTTTTGGTTTTCCCGATATGCCAATTGAGCAGGGTAAAATACCTGAGCTTATGGCCAAGTACAAACTTGATCCCATATCAATATCGGAAAGAATAATAGAATGGTATAGACATCATAAGGATTGCAGCCATAATAATAAGGAGGCTTAG
- a CDS encoding arginine repressor: MKYSRHAKILELIENYDIETQEELVEKLKEHGMEVTQATISRDIKELRLVKVMNSEGKYKYSTMVGSVNVASNKLLKVFSESYVNSDYANNIVVVKTLPGMAQAAASALDSLKLDEILGTIAGDDTLMIVCRAEKIAEELSERLKTIGR, from the coding sequence ATGAAGTATAGCAGGCATGCAAAAATTCTTGAGTTAATTGAAAACTATGATATTGAAACACAGGAAGAACTTGTTGAAAAACTCAAGGAACATGGGATGGAAGTAACCCAGGCAACCATATCCAGGGATATAAAAGAGTTAAGGCTGGTTAAGGTAATGAATAGCGAGGGTAAATATAAGTATTCTACCATGGTTGGCTCGGTGAATGTTGCTTCAAACAAACTATTAAAAGTTTTTAGTGAATCCTATGTAAATAGTGATTATGCCAATAACATAGTTGTTGTAAAAACTCTGCCCGGAATGGCACAGGCGGCTGCATCAGCTCTGGATTCCCTGAAACTTGATGAGATACTTGGTACAATTGCCGGAGATGATACATTAATGATAGTATGTAGGGCTGAAAAAATTGCAGAAGAGCTTTCGGAGAGGTTGAAGACCATCGGCAGATAG
- the nusB gene encoding transcription antitermination factor NusB, whose protein sequence is MSRRASREVAMKLLYQLEIQKDNREEQIENTLNESKLDKNGKEYVTDIVNGVYNNVEHIDSIINGQLKGWKLNRISKIDLSILRLSIYEICYRDDIPFNVSVNEAVELAKKYSGSESASFINGILGKVMKK, encoded by the coding sequence ATGAGCAGGAGGGCATCCAGAGAAGTTGCAATGAAGCTCCTATACCAGTTGGAAATACAGAAAGATAATAGAGAAGAGCAAATTGAGAATACTTTAAATGAAAGTAAATTAGATAAGAATGGAAAAGAATATGTAACAGATATTGTTAATGGTGTATATAACAATGTTGAACATATAGATTCAATCATTAATGGCCAGCTTAAAGGCTGGAAACTTAACAGAATCTCAAAGATTGACCTGTCTATACTTAGGTTAAGCATCTATGAAATATGCTATAGAGATGATATTCCTTTCAATGTATCCGTAAATGAAGCAGTAGAACTGGCGAAAAAGTACAGTGGCTCAGAATCTGCTTCATTCATTAATGGAATTCTGGGCAAAGTTATGAAGAAATAA